In Bernardetia litoralis DSM 6794, the genomic window ACAAATAAAAAGTTCTTGAACTTTGATAACCATTTTCATTATTTTGGTTTTCACTTCCATAAAGCATATTATTTGCACCATAACCTACCGAAAAAGCCAACCATTTTGGAAATTTTGTTTGCTTATTTATCCATAAACTAGGACTAGAAGAAAACCAATATGTCTGTCCGTTATAATCTTTTATAATTTTTGTAGGCAAATTTTCACCTAAAGTATTGGGTCGCAAATCAGAAAGAGAAGTAGGAAAAAATGAAAATTTGAACTGAATTCGCTGTTCTTTAAATGCAATTTGTTGAGATAAAAAAAGCAAAGAACCTGTTCCATTTGCAATCAAATCTCCATAACTTGCTCCATAAGTAGGCGAAAAACCATCAAAAATTTCAATAGGAAGCATCAACCAAAAACCAGCTGTAGAAGACCAAAGAGCTGTTTTTTCTGAATAATTTAGCTTTTTGAGTGAGTAATAACTCACTTTTCCGAGTTGATAAGAAGTATAGGTGTGTCCAAATTTATCCAATTGATTCCATTGTTTATTATCATTAAAGAAATGAAATGAAGTTTGATTTTCATTCTTATACCAAGATTGATACAAAAAAGTCATTCCTCCAATATAAGTAGTTGTTGTTAGTGTTGGTAAAAGCCATTTTTTAGTTTTTTGAATTTTTGTGGTTTTAAAAATGCTATCTTCCTCAGATTTAACTTTTTGAGAAAAAGATGGAAAACAGATTAATAAAAAATAACAAAAAAGAAAAAAGGCAAGAATCTTGACTTTAGAATAATTGAAATAAAACATTAAAAATTATTTTTATAAAAATTTGTAATTTGAATCAATATATCTATTTTTAATCTAAAAATTGGTTTATTCAGAAAAAATAGTTTACTTTGTGTGCAAAAAACACTAAGAAGTAAAATAAACACCTCCCTACTTAACTCCAAATTTATGTATAGCTACGAATACCCACGCCCTTCTGTTACTGTTGATTGTGTCATTTTTGCTTGGGATAGCGAAAACTCTGACCTAAAAGTACTTTTGATAGAACGAGCGCACAACCCTTTTGCTGGAAGTTGGGCATTTCCAGGTGGTTTTGTAGATATGGATGAAGATTTGGAAACAGCTGCACGACGAGAATTAGAAGAAGAAACAGGAATGAATGACCTTTTTATGGAACAGCTTTTTACATTTGGTGCGCCAAACCGTGACCCAAGAGGGCGAGTAATTAGTGTTGCTTATTATGCTCTAGTGAGTTTGGCGCATCATGCAGACCAAATAAAAGCTGCTTCTGATGCTGCTGATACCCAATGGGTAAGTGTAAAAGAACTTTCAGAACTTGAACTTGCCTTTGACCACAAAGAAGTAATGAAAATTGCTTTGGAAAGATTGCGAGGAAAAGTACGTTATCAACCGATTGGTTTTGAGCTTTTACCTGAAAAATTTCCTCTTTCTCAGCTTCAAATTTTGTATGAGCAAGTTTTGGGAATGACTCTTGACAAACGAAATTTTAGAAGAAAAATATTGAAAACAAAACTTGTTCTTCCTTTAGACGAATATCAGCAAAATGTATCTCACCGTGCAGCACAGCTCTATAAATTTGATAAAGACACCTACGAGCAACTTGTAAAAGAAGGCTTTGTATTTGAAATTTAGACAATATTTCTATTTTTTCTTTTCCATTTTTCCAATCTGAATATTGAGTGCTTTTACAGAAATTTGTATTTCAATAACAGAAAAAGAAAGGGAAAGCATCAATAAAATTAGACTTATTCCAAAAAGCCAATGTCCTAATTCTATTTGTCCCCAAAAAAGAACAAACATACAAACCACACATAAAAGTAAACTAGAAACACCTAAAAACTGCATATTTCGAATTAAATTGACTCGTTTGCGAAGATTTTTGATTTGTTCTATCAAATTTTTTGTAGGCTCATTTTCATGTTTCTCATGTAAGTTTCGAATAAGTGTAGCTATTGCCAAAAAACGATTGGTATAAGCCAACAAAAGCAAAGAAATTGCTGGGAAAAGCAAGGCAGGTGTAGTAAGACTGAGTTCCATAGAGCTAAAAGAATAAATAATTTTGTTCTAAAAAATGAAATTTGATTGTAAAGACTTATACTAAAAGATAATACAAAGAAAAGGGAATATTATTTGCTATTCTAAATTAGGTCTTAAAAAACTAAAAAAAATATATTTCTACTTATTCACTTTCACTCAAAATACTATTTAATGAATTTAATTTTAAAAAATCTTCTTCAAAAATCTATTTTCTTATTTTCTTTTTTAGTGGGAATATATTTCACACTTCCCTCTCTTGTTTTGGCACAAAATAATGGTTGGGAAACTTCAACAGAAGAAGATATTACTCCAAAAACAGATACCACAATTATAGAACGAAAATCTCTTTTAGCTTATGGAGGAGATTCTATAAAAATAGCAAGTATTGAAGGACGGTTAGGAGTTTTGAATGATACAAATGCTGTTATTGTTCCATTTCAATATGATAAAATTAGTTTTTTTGAAGGCGAAGATTCTACCTGTACACGCTGGGAAGGCACTTTATTAGTTCAGAGCAGAGGAAAATATGGAGTTTTAGATGCAACAGGCAAACCATTGACAGCTCTTTATGAAAAGATTGAATTTATGCCCGAAACCTGCCAGAGTTCAAGTGGAAAAACAAAAGTAATGTTGTTTTATAATAAAGGAAAAGTAGGTTTGGCTGATGCTTATGGAAATGTTGTAATTCGTCCTTCCTATGACAAAATTGAGTTTATAAAATATTATATTACTCGTTATGGAGATACAGCCAAGATAGAAAGAGTACTAAAACCTGAAATGATTATTGCAAAAAAAGGAGGCAAATCTGGACTTTTTGACCTTCATAATAATGTTCCACTTTTGCGTTCAGAATATAATTCTATTGAATATTTACAAGAAGTCAAAGTAAAAACGAAAAAGAAAACCCATTCAACACATATTT contains:
- a CDS encoding WG repeat-containing protein, which translates into the protein MNLILKNLLQKSIFLFSFLVGIYFTLPSLVLAQNNGWETSTEEDITPKTDTTIIERKSLLAYGGDSIKIASIEGRLGVLNDTNAVIVPFQYDKISFFEGEDSTCTRWEGTLLVQSRGKYGVLDATGKPLTALYEKIEFMPETCQSSSGKTKVMLFYNKGKVGLADAYGNVVIRPSYDKIEFIKYYITRYGDTAKIERVLKPEMIIAKKGGKSGLFDLHNNVPLLRSEYNSIEYLQEVKVKTKKKTHSTHILKIKQGTKYGFLTLHNKAVLVPQYDYLGEFSSERGKTIGEAEELITLVQKNGKWGWINLEGKEIIKMNYDAAEDFRKDIAFVRKGRKWTAIDRKGKQTLKDSYEEIKYLALETEQNAFFKTLIIAKQKGKYGILDIEGKTLLNFEYDKLTFSPEKFGFNVEINGEEKFVNLKKN
- a CDS encoding NUDIX hydrolase, with translation MYSYEYPRPSVTVDCVIFAWDSENSDLKVLLIERAHNPFAGSWAFPGGFVDMDEDLETAARRELEEETGMNDLFMEQLFTFGAPNRDPRGRVISVAYYALVSLAHHADQIKAASDAADTQWVSVKELSELELAFDHKEVMKIALERLRGKVRYQPIGFELLPEKFPLSQLQILYEQVLGMTLDKRNFRRKILKTKLVLPLDEYQQNVSHRAAQLYKFDKDTYEQLVKEGFVFEI
- a CDS encoding DUF2279 domain-containing protein, with product MFYFNYSKVKILAFFLFCYFLLICFPSFSQKVKSEEDSIFKTTKIQKTKKWLLPTLTTTTYIGGMTFLYQSWYKNENQTSFHFFNDNKQWNQLDKFGHTYTSYQLGKVSYYSLKKLNYSEKTALWSSTAGFWLMLPIEIFDGFSPTYGASYGDLIANGTGSLLFLSQQIAFKEQRIQFKFSFFPTSLSDLRPNTLGENLPTKIIKDYNGQTYWFSSSPSLWINKQTKFPKWLAFSVGYGANNMLYGSENQNNENGYQSSRTFYLSLDINWSQIQTKRKGLQLLFGVFDGIKIPFPALYYDTKKGFKGSILAF
- a CDS encoding DUF2721 domain-containing protein, producing MELSLTTPALLFPAISLLLLAYTNRFLAIATLIRNLHEKHENEPTKNLIEQIKNLRKRVNLIRNMQFLGVSSLLLCVVCMFVLFWGQIELGHWLFGISLILLMLSLSFSVIEIQISVKALNIQIGKMEKKK